The Bacteroidota bacterium DNA segment TGATCAGTCCGATGATCCGACTGTCGGGAAAGAACACCGTCACTTACCGGACGCAGGTACTGGAAGGCAACGGCCTGGCAGGAACCCTTTCCTGGTCCACCAATTATGGTAAAACCTGGACTGTTCTGGACTCGGTTAAGAGTTCCGATTTACCCGCCTGGGAGCAGAATCAGGCATCCTGGATGACACGGGCTGTTCAGTTTACCACAGTCAGTGACACGGTGGTTATCCGTTTTGAAGGTGCAATGAATCATCCGGGGCTTTCCTGGCTGATTGACGACGTGAAAATCACCTCCGGAGGTGTTTCGGTTGATGAACCTGTCGGTACCACTCAGGGATTTAAACTGGGTCAGAACTACCCGAATCCATTTAATCCGGAATCCAGAATTTCCCTGACGTTACCTGAAGGAATGGTGGTGAGTACCCGTTTACTTGACGTACTGGGAAGGGAAGTGAACCGGGAGCCTGGTGTCTTTCTACCTGCCGGCGATCATGTACTGGTCATCAGAGCGGGACATCTTTCCAGCGGATTGTATTTGTATGAAGTAACAGCAGGAAACTTCCGGCAGACCCGGCTGATTCAGCTGGTCAGGTAACTCAGGACATCCGTCTGCGGCGACGGTCGAGAAGGCGGTTTTTACTGCCGCGGATGGAATGATCCGACCGTCGCTGGCGACGCCAGAGGAAGGCCAGTATCATCAGTGAAATTGTTGCCAGCAATCCGATCAGAAAAAACACATCACACCTCTTTACTGTCGATGATCAGGGTAACGGGGCCATCATTTATCAATTCAACCTGCATCATCGCTCCAAAAATTCCGGTTGCAACCGGTTTACCTGTTAACTCCTCACACCGCTGAATCACCCTGTCAACCAATGGCCGGGCGATGGCAGGTCCGGCTGATCGGATGAATGATGGCCGGTTGCCTTTTCTGGTATCACCATACAGGGTAAATTGTGATACAATCAGAACCTCACCTCCGCAGTCCAGTACACTGCGGTTCATCTTATCATGGTCATCGGGAAAGACCCGCATGCTGATGAGTTTTGAAGCCATCCAATCTGCATCGGCCTCTGTGTCGGAATCGAGAATTCCAAGAAGAACCATCATACCCCTGCCGATGGAGCCGACCACCTGGTCATTAACGGTGACAGACGCCCTGCTGACCCGCTGAACCACTGCTCTCACCATGCACCTCTGAAAAATCGGGGAGAGCCAGAAAGGTCACTGATGATTTCTGAGTCGGAAAGCTGATCAGCAAAACAGGAAGAGACGGCATCCATCAGATCCCGGTGACCTTCCAGCCATAGTTGACCTGGTTTGTTTAACAATGCTGGCAGGCATTCTGAAATTTTCCGGTAGAAAACCAACCCATCAGGTCCTCCATCCAGCGCCAGCCGGGGTTCCCACTGGCTGACTTCGGGTTCGAGGGTGTTGCATTCTTCAGATGGAATGTACGGTGGATTCGAAACGATCAGATCAAAAGTGCCGGGGATGGGAGTGGTCAGAAAATCCAGTTCAAGAAACCGGATCCGGGAGTCAACCCCTGCCAGCCCAGCATTCTGCCGGGCGATACGCAGTGCATCGGGTGACCGATCCACTGCAGTGATGGTGGAATCGGGAAAGGCAGAAGCCAGGGAAATGGCCAGAATCCCGCTACCGGTCCCGATATCGAGCACCTGAGCAGGCGGAAAGTTGCGGTGAAAGCGAATAATCCGGTCAGCCAGTTCCTCAGTCTCAGGCCGGGGAATCAGAACACCCGGTTCCACATGAATCGTGAGATTGAGAAAGGGGACT contains these protein-coding regions:
- a CDS encoding D-tyrosyl-tRNA(Tyr) deacylase, producing MRAVVQRVSRASVTVNDQVVGSIGRGMMVLLGILDSDTEADADWMASKLISMRVFPDDHDKMNRSVLDCGGEVLIVSQFTLYGDTRKGNRPSFIRSAGPAIARPLVDRVIQRCEELTGKPVATGIFGAMMQVELINDGPVTLIIDSKEV
- the prmC gene encoding peptide chain release factor N(5)-glutamine methyltransferase, translated to MGQNDQPVTVLDFLRVSAPFLESKGIENPRLNAEWLLAHVLKTDRLSLYLRFDYPLSPAETDRFRELLRRRAKREPVQYLTGEVPFLNLTIHVEPGVLIPRPETEELADRIIRFHRNFPPAQVLDIGTGSGILAISLASAFPDSTITAVDRSPDALRIARQNAGLAGVDSRIRFLELDFLTTPIPGTFDLIVSNPPYIPSEECNTLEPEVSQWEPRLALDGGPDGLVFYRKISECLPALLNKPGQLWLEGHRDLMDAVSSCFADQLSDSEIISDLSGSPRFFRGAW